One Actinomycetota bacterium genomic window carries:
- a CDS encoding cyclase family protein yields the protein MDALASLVEALAGGTVEVVDLTQPLSEATPIIQLPPPFANTPGWKLHEISRYDERGPAWYWNSFEGGEHVGTHLDAPIHWVTGQELDDVSQVPARRMVGPAVVIDKSAEAAADPDFLLSIDDVRAFEAEHGPLPEGGWLLYRTGWDARAQDQQAFLNANETGPHTPGIAIDCARWLAEEAPIVGIGVETVGTDAGAAHSFDPPFPCHTFMLGANKYGLTQLANLSKLPPAGAVLIVAPLKIVKGSGSPVRALALVPRP from the coding sequence ATGGACGCGCTCGCCTCGCTGGTCGAAGCCCTCGCCGGCGGCACGGTGGAGGTCGTCGACCTCACCCAGCCGCTGTCGGAGGCCACGCCGATCATCCAGCTGCCGCCACCATTCGCGAACACGCCCGGATGGAAGCTCCATGAGATCAGCCGCTACGACGAGCGAGGTCCCGCCTGGTACTGGAACTCCTTCGAGGGTGGGGAGCACGTCGGGACGCACCTCGACGCGCCCATCCACTGGGTCACCGGGCAGGAGCTCGACGACGTGTCGCAGGTGCCGGCCCGCCGGATGGTCGGACCGGCCGTGGTGATCGACAAGTCGGCCGAGGCGGCCGCGGACCCGGACTTCCTGCTCTCGATCGACGACGTCCGGGCGTTCGAGGCGGAGCACGGCCCGCTGCCCGAGGGCGGCTGGCTGCTGTACCGGACCGGGTGGGACGCCCGGGCCCAGGACCAGCAGGCGTTCCTGAACGCCAACGAGACCGGCCCGCACACGCCCGGCATCGCCATCGACTGCGCGCGGTGGCTGGCGGAGGAAGCGCCCATCGTGGGCATCGGCGTGGAGACCGTCGGAACCGACGCCGGCGCAGCGCACTCGTTCGACCCCCCGTTCCCGTGCCACACCTTCATGCTGGGCGCGAACAAGTACGGGCTGACCCAGCTGGCCAACCTGTCGAAGCTGCCGCCGGCCGGGGCCGTGCTCATCGTGGCCCCGCTCAAGATCGTGAAGGGCTCGGGAAGCCCCGTCCGAGCCCTGGCCCTGGTACCTCGCCCATAG